In Acidimicrobiales bacterium, the following are encoded in one genomic region:
- a CDS encoding GNAT family N-acetyltransferase, with product MEESVRLAVLADAEVLGCLAAGARAELPDKKGGDVVQRLDPHRVDPGARVMAAVEDPDATVLLGCIDGTPVGYGLMTVALVSDGSLQATVDELFVDPEARSVGVGEILIETLKADAMERGAVAIQSTALPGDRATKNFFESQGMVARAIIVHRWLDGR from the coding sequence ATGGAGGAATCGGTTCGACTTGCCGTACTGGCCGATGCCGAAGTCCTGGGGTGCCTGGCCGCGGGGGCTCGGGCCGAACTGCCTGACAAGAAGGGCGGCGACGTGGTGCAACGACTGGATCCGCATCGTGTCGATCCCGGCGCACGGGTTATGGCCGCGGTCGAGGATCCCGACGCGACCGTTCTCTTGGGATGCATCGACGGAACTCCGGTTGGCTACGGCCTGATGACCGTGGCCTTGGTGTCCGACGGAAGCCTCCAGGCGACGGTTGACGAGTTGTTCGTGGATCCAGAGGCTCGGTCAGTGGGCGTTGGCGAAATCCTCATCGAGACTCTGAAGGCTGACGCCATGGAGCGGGGAGCGGTGGCCATCCAGTCCACGGCCCTGCCTGGAGACCGCGCCACCAAGAACTTCTTCGAATCCCAGGGCATGGTGGCAAGGGCCATCATTGTCCATCGATGGTTGGACGGTCGGTGA